The DNA region GGGTGGCAGCCCCCCAACCCCCCGATAAGAAGCCTAAAATTTTGGATTGCAGCTTTAAGAGAAGTAGTTCAGTATGAGGGTGGAGGCCGTCAAGGGTTCTGATGATGGGTTCGCTACAAGTCCAACCTCTGACTGATTGCTGGATTGCTGCTTCCTGGGAGGAGTATGCTCGGCAGATTGAAGTTCCTGGCTATGAAAAGGCGATCGGCTACTATTACCGGGGTCACATGAGGCTAGAAATGCTACCAGTTGGATTTGATCATGGCACTGATCATAATGTCGTTGCCCTGGTTATCAATTTGTATGGGATTTGTAAAGGCATTCCATTAACCCTGGCAGATAACTGTACCTATCGAAAACCAGGACGGCAAGAATGTCAGCCTGATTTATCTGCTTACATTGGCGATCGCGCCCGACTTGTTCCTAAAAACACTAGCATTGTTAGCCTGGACGAATATCCTGCCCCAGATTTAGTGGTAGAAGTTGCCAAAACTACCTTATTGGATGATTTGGGAACAAAGCGATCGCTCTATGAAGAAATGGGTTTTGCTGAGTACTGGGTAGTCGATGTTCAGAACGTCCAGGTGATTGCTTATGCCATTCACGATCGTGGCTCTCAACAAATTGAGGCGTCCTACGTTTTACCAGGGCTGGAGATGGCTTTACTGAAAGCGGCTCTAGAACTCAATCGGCAAACTGACCAGTCCCAGGTTGGAGCTTGGCTGCTCTCTCAAATGAGTTAAATGCTATTCCCCTGCGCCAGGCATATTACCCACTCGGCCTTCGGCCTACCTTATACCAGCCATGCTGGGTCAATTTCTACCCCGCTTAACTGTTCCGGTGTGAGGCTTTGCAAGTGGTTCATTACCTATTGCCGCCTTTGATGCTGAGAACTTTGGCTCTCCTCGATCGCCTCATTTGCTTTAGCAAATTCACCTTCTGAAAGTTCCCCTCATCTGGTCAGCAGCAACACTCTGTTCCTTTTTTCCTTTTCCCTTCTGCCCTTTGCCTTTTATCTTTCTGCCTTCTTTCTAATCTGTAGTTCATCTAAAGTTCCCTGCGGATCTCAGAATCCCTCCCTAAGATAGGAGGTGAAACGTCAGCAGCGAATTAAAAATTAATAGTTAAAAGTTAAGAGTTAAACATCTGGAAGTCGTACCTCGCGATCGCCCTTCCATTCGCTTTTGACTTTTTTAAAGAACTACGGTTTGTATTGTGAATGGCTCTGCTGATTGCAGGGAGGAGGTGAATCCATGGTTGATTCCTACCAACCACTTGACCATGAACTGGCGCTTGATCGAGATTGCACAACCCTTTCTCGTCACGTTTTCCAGCAGTTGCAAAATTTTGGGCCGGATGCACAGGATTTGAGTGCATTGATGAACCGGATCGCGCTGGCCGGAAAACTGGTGGCTCGGCGCTTGAGTCGGGCAGGGTTGATGGAAGGTGTGCTGGGCTTTAC from Leptodesmis sichuanensis A121 includes:
- a CDS encoding Uma2 family endonuclease, with product MGSLQVQPLTDCWIAASWEEYARQIEVPGYEKAIGYYYRGHMRLEMLPVGFDHGTDHNVVALVINLYGICKGIPLTLADNCTYRKPGRQECQPDLSAYIGDRARLVPKNTSIVSLDEYPAPDLVVEVAKTTLLDDLGTKRSLYEEMGFAEYWVVDVQNVQVIAYAIHDRGSQQIEASYVLPGLEMALLKAALELNRQTDQSQVGAWLLSQMS